The stretch of DNA attGACATACCTTCTAATCATATTAGGTGCCCCATCCACTCTTCTTGTGAGGTTGATGGTTTTAGCATAAAATTTTCATGACCCAAAAGTGTACTAATACAAGTTAAAGACAGTCGAGTGGATCATCCTAAAACGGACATGTCGTCGCTGGTCCCGTGACTTGTCCACTAGGATAAAGTTGATGTGgagaataatttctattttattctaagCTTGGGATGTTTGCACATCTGAATTAATacgttatgttaattttttttttttttttatttcagtgcaAAACCATGCAAATATTTCAAAGAAGGGCAAGGTCAGTGTCCTTTTGGAAATAAATGTTTTTACCTTCATGCCCTTCCTGATGGCACCAAGAAAGATGTTGGCCCACCAAGACGAAGGCGACGTTTCACAGCTGATGGAGAATTGCAGTCATATCTTGAAGTTAGTATATTTCTAATCAGGCATATTTTCTTAGGGGATAACAAATCAGAATTTCAGAAAGTCAACTTGTTTTTCTATTTGTATTTAATTAGGAAATTATAAAACTGTTGACATTGCAAATTAGTTTTTAAATTATAATTGTCATGTTTCTAATCATTAggtatttcctataaaaattttttctttaatagaaCATGGTGCTTTGGGATTTCATAGAAGAACGTGAACATCGGCTCGAATTGCTGCGAGGCTCCATTCAAACACTGCTGCTGGAATTACAGCTAGAAGATTTGGCTGATGACTTTTATTTTGCAGATGACTCTGTGTCAGAAGCATCAGACCTATAGATTCTAGAAGTAGTTGACTTAAGACagaaatactttatataaatatatatatgtaatacttcTAATCGATGGAACTTAGGCTTATTGCGTGTTACTATTACCAATAACCTACACCTGCGTTGAAAGTAATGTTAAGCAAGTAAGTTAACATTTTGAAAgtgacttttattttttctttttttttatcaaaggaggATTTGTTGAATTGATTTTTATAGGTTATACTGTCTCATTTTTGTTTTAGGTTATTTGTAGTCAGTTATTCAGGTTTACAGTGATACTGGTGATTTTGGAATGCCAAATCTGTTTACCCTCAGGAAGGCCTACCTACTTTTCAcagtaatatactgtatttacaaaaaaTTGTGCATATCTACAAAAAACCTAGAACAAGTTCAGTACTTCATaacttatttttaattcttttaaaatatGTTGTAGATGTGAAGTTTGTTGCAGTATGTGATAGGTTTTCAAGGAGGGTTTTATGCCCCTACTTGTCTGGTAGTACCGGATAATGTACTTTTTCTGTGTATGATACTGGGTGATATACCATCACCATGTATGACAATGCCAGAGAATGTACTTTTCCATTTGTGGTAGTACCAAACCATTATTGGAAGTACTGGATGATATACCAACTCCATATGTGGTAGTACTGGATAACGTACCATTTCCTCTCGTCGGCATGTCATAGGTTTGTATTTATAGTGCATATTGTATTTGCAATTACTCCTGTAGTGTGAATTTAAACCTACAACTTCCTGGTATCTGCTGATAATTACACAGATGTAGTTGTGCtgaatgtgtgtaaatgtatattttttccctCTGAGTAAATGTACGTTTCTTTTTCTCTGTAGATATTTTGTTTTGGAAattggtgtataaatgtatttgatGAATGTCAGGAATTATTTTACTCAAtatcagttgcacaaaaaaaaaatatatatatatataaatagttataggATCAATTTAGGGAGAGCATCTTTATTCCTATCGGTGTATTTTCAATAGCTGAATATCCAAATGAGAGCAAGGAGAGCACGGTAATGGGATTTATGAATGGAAGAAAAATGCATTATTAAGTGTAAGTGCTTTAAAAAGTTTATAAGTGAAGCAGCGagtttgaaaaataaattcatgtGGAATCATTGACAAAGTGATTGTCTGGTGCAGAAGTCTCCTGAATGTGGTTTACTCTATGTTTTGCTTGTTTTACCAATGTTTATAAATAAGAGAATGTGAGATTGGTAAAATGTTGTGATTTTTAGTGTCTTACTGGTAATTCTTGAAATTCATGCAATAGCTTGATATCTCCATTATAGCGGTGTTTGCTTGCTCATAGGATAAGATAGGGTATTTGCAAGGTTCTTTATGGATGAGTTATCAGATTCAGTTAAGTCAATTTGTTTAAGCATATGGGTTAAAAAGGAAAATGGATTGATATCCCATCCTTTTTGGTTTTGAAGTGAagcaccacttgtctgcctttccAAATGAGGAATGCAATGAATGCACGATTGTCAGTAGCATGGTGGTTAAAAGAATTAGcagatttttattctattttgcatTGGATTCAGTATTGGTAATGAAGTTTGAGCATTCAGCTTCTTTAGGTAATCACACTGAACCTACAACACGCTGTGATAATAGAACCAATGTATGCCTATGGTCTGTTTCATTCCTTAAGTGTGTGCTGAATTTGGCCAACAACTGGGATgtcaataaaactaaaacttatgcTTGTGACCATAAATATTCGTAGCCAAGTTTGATATCTGGGTTGACTTGATTGGTACCTCTCGAGTTTTAGTTGTGGTGATGACTCTATGTATGGTACAGTATTTGTTATAAAGGGTAAAAAGATAATTTAGTTTTAGGAGAAATTTGTAGTTCactattttctttttgatttaGTAATGGTATACATTTCATATGCTTTAGTTGAAGTCTTTGGATCACTAGGTTACATATGAGTTTTCATGATATTCAAGAACTTGCAGTTATTGCTGAATTAATCACATTGTGAACATTGCTGGTTCTCCAAAACATATTGAATTGGAAGAATTTATTAACTTTATCATCATGATGGATCAACACACTATCATTAGTGCTCACTTTTGAATCCTAAGTTAGCAATCATCAATAAGCACACTACTTTCTTTTAAATGTAGAAAATTAAAAGCTTCTTCATGTTTTCAAGGGACAGCAATACACACACTTCTAGTCGTATAGGATGGTAGGCACACCTGTGAATATTATAGTATCATAAGCTTTAATGAACATGGAAAGCCATCTGTAATGTCTATGATTTCAAGAGTGAAATTACTGTGTTTTATAGTAATAAATTAATGTTCCTTAACCGGTGTTATAGTAACTTGGAAGAGAACATAATGTAATTGAGAATGTTTATGAGTGAATATAAAAGCGAATGATCATGAGAGGACAATTTGTAGTGGTAAAGAGCAACAATAattgcagaacaagtgtattttAATTTGGCATATTAGGCTTGTTTATGGGTATTGTAACTCAGTTTTTATCTTGATATTGGCCTGGAACATGCTTATTGCTAAAATACACTTTTATTAGTATTGAGGATAACttaagttttcttgaaatatacATTTCTGATTACCCATATGATTCCTTACAGTGCAATGATGTTCATCAGTTACTGCCTGTCACAATTTGTTTCTCTACTCCTTTCCACGAGACGAAGTTCTAGAGAGTTCATTGAAGTGTAGCACAAGGTTTCGGTGTATAGTTACTAAGCAAATTTGTTAGTGGCCAGTATTCTTTCATGTAACACTAATGACGGGCTGTTCATATGGTTCCCTTGGCATTTAACATTTCAATTGTTGTGATGAACTCAAACTACAACATCCCTCATTGTCATAAATTTAACTGCATGTTTGGACAGTAAGCAAAGCTTGTATAATTTGCATTGCATTCTATCAGTTAAGCTCAATACCCTGTATGTTACCACGTTTTGTAAAATATACCTTTCATTATTTACTTGACAATTCCAACCTTAATCGATTGGTTAGAATATAATCGGCTAACACTTCAATGGGAATGCCTTTGTCattcataattaaaaaattaaatgtgGTCCTAGTTTACTTTATATGGCAATTTCAAGATTGATTTTATCTTTAGACTGGATAATCTAAGTTTTGTGGAAGCTTGGCATTAAAGAAGTGCCTTTCCAAATAAGTTGAAGTTTTGATTACTTTGTACGTATATTTGTGATCATAGCTTGACTTGAGAGGGATATTGATCAAAACTTCATCCTTATAGATGGCCCTTGAGTGTATTACTTGATTATTACTAGCATTACTAAAGCTGTATTGGAAATTAAATGCTGTATGATTTCTCCATTTTTGTGGAGTCATATCAGCCTATTAATATTGCTTGCTTATGAAAATGAGCTTACCTCAGAAATGATTCATGGGTGATCGATTCACGAGTGCTAATGTTGCATGCAAATGATCAAAACAATCAAATAGAACATTGCAATTTAGttgcatgttaaaaaaaaaatatttgaaaaatataaggGATCTACAGTACAAGGTTATTAAAGTCTGTGGATTGGTATCTCTCATCTAACTTCTTGTCTGTAATTTCTTCATCTTTATGATGTGTCAGTTCCTAACAGTAACTTGAGTAAATTGGAATTGGGGAGGGGCAGATTAGTAGCTTTCTTAGGATAGTTTAGCATTGGTTTCTGGTACTGCACTTATTTTACTggtatgtgtactgtatgtattgttgtGATAGTTTACACTGGTAATTTCCTCATTATGTTTCTGTTAGTGATTGTTTTAATTGTAGTCAGTGTGTtcccaaaatatatttatttgtaaccATTCCATATCTAGTATTTAGTACAATTGCAAAACAGGGCTCAAAATCTcgtaatattttcaagtttttcctCCACGTCACAATTGGACCTTAAAGGATGATTTGTTCAGCATTTATCTGTTACCACATATCCAGATTGAAAAAGGTAAAGTTTTCCTTATGTGTTCATAGAATAGCAGATATTAATTATTGTATAGACTGTATTTTAAAGCCTTACAGACCTAATTTTCAGTTGGTATAGTAATTGTTAATGTCTAATTGTTGCTGAACTATAATGCAGTATTGTTAATTTATCAGGTATTAAATACAAATTCACTCCACCTTAAagtattttttagttattttcttttaaatttgataCTGTATACCCTTTTTAGTTCACTGCCTTTGGTTTTCAAGTTACTTTTATTTTGCAAATCTATCATTTTTGGGCTAATGATTTTTACTCATATCACTGACTACAAagacatttattttccatttctatcttgcaaatttttttgtttaataatttttagTGTTGTCCTTGCCCACGATTAGATTGGTTTTCACATTTCATTCCTGTTTAGAATATATTTTCAGTATTACAGTATATGATAAAATTTAAGTTCAAACTTTTTTCATTAAAATACTTTTTGTGTATAAATTTGTATTATTGGTTTGTATAATCCATATTGAAAAGTGCTATTTGTGaaagtgattttttaatttttatcaaaatgcaAGTAACCTTTGCCATATATttgtacattgaaaaaaaaattatttactctacCTTCAGTTGCTCAAGAAATATTTTGGTGTGGGGAAAGTTATCTCGGAAAACGTGATGTGCAACTGCATGACCCATAACTATAATTGTACTGTGTGGCATGTTACCCTGCACCTTGACTGCTTATAATGAAGTAAATTCCTTTTGAGATAACTTTTAACAAGGAAAGTCTAGGAAATATGGAATATGCATAGTTTAGTGGATACATTTAACTGAATAGGTTACACAGTCTTGTAGCTTCTCTTGAGCTGGTGTTTGAAATAGTAAAGttaattaaaagggaaaaaaaacttgACCACCTACTCAtaaaaaaatgtttgaaaaaagtgaaaatttctCAAATAAAAAATGCTTTTGAACATTTTCGGGTATTGTAGTGGTAAACTTGCCTCTAGTTTGTCAAAATGGTAACTTGCATAATTAATGTACATAAAAAAAAGGAGTTCACTATTAGTTGTACATAAGTAGATAACCCTCCTAAtaacattatttataaatatactgttttcatTATCCTTTTACATTTTGGTGTTTGAAATGCATGGTAATTCATCAACAGTGCCATCCATTTGATGTGAAGAATATATGCTTAAATTTTGTTTAATGTATTCATCACTAAATAACCAACCTAACACTTTGGGCCAAGTAACTAAGGTGTTTAAAATTACTTGCCTTTTAATCACCACAAGTAATAACAATCATTCCTGGATATTGGTGCATCATTACATGGAAATTGAGGTAAATAATGAGCAACCCTTGAAGTGTGATTGGTAGAGCCAACAATGATgaggttataaaaaaaattaaatttgtgtattgttatttcacaaagttacaagtattttgtatatatatatagggtgcaataataattaaaataaaatatgatttgCTTGAATTGCACTATTTTAACATAAAGACAAATCTACAATATCAAAACCCTTGTGGTATTACAATATAATACATACAGACCTATACAAAACTTATTACATATCACAATATgcagtataaactgtatatatatctacagcttccactagaaaaaaaaattgtttataagTGGTGAAGTTGTTTTGCGGGTGGCGAGTGGACATGCCACCGTACCTGAATTCtgtcattcaacaacaacaaaactataAATCTCTTACGAGTCACAACCAAGTGTGGTAGAAGCTTGCAATTAATTACCTAAAAATGCAGCATTATATTCACATGGAAGACAGAAAGGAAGAAAAATGTATATCAGCAAACTTTAAATGTTTTCACAGTGGTAAAGAATTTAGTCTTTCAAAAAACACAACTTTGTAAAAGCAAAAATTTATCAAACACCTCACAAGCCAGAATGGAGTTGGAGTAAGTTCTGTTCtcggcaatttttttttcaaatgcagtgGAATATTTCAGAACTTAGTACCAGTGGTTCACCTAAATGTCACTTCTGATGCACAAAATTTTCCTACAGTTCTTAACATTTCAAGCTCAATATATTTCAGTCAACAAGAATTTGCCACATGTTCACTCTAAGGCCATTTTGTGGATTACTGCAGGGAATGGGTTGATACCTTATACTACATCAAAGATATGAAAACCATATTTAGAGTCAAAGTTTTACCCCAATGGTGTTGGTACAGTATGTaacataaaatggaatattttccCCAGCATTTGAAAATTTTAATACCTACACATCTTACTGAAAGCCTTgagtaaaaacttgaaaaatttaagTTTATACATAGTTTGAACCACCTTCCACAAATCAGCATTACAGCCAGATGTTATACATCCATAAAAAAAGTCCAACAAATGATACCATGAAAAATGaaccaatttacagtaaaatttttaCAACTAAAGATGCATAATTCTAAGACTTGTAACCCTATTTTGATTGTGACATGCAAACAAGCACTTCAGGTATACAAACTATTAATATACGTAATACATTTCTATCAAAAACTAATTTACTTTACCAAATAACTAGCTTATTTTGAAAATCAATGCATACTACCAATGAAGAAAGAATATAATGGTAATGACATACACAATTCCTGTAAAGTATTAATAATGAGGTTTTAAgtattacatttcttattttatAAGCTACACTACTGACatgtataaaaaagtaaaaatcttaATGCCTTCTTTCAAGGTCTGTATCTGCAACACTGCTTACAGAATCAGTGTCACACATGTACAAGGAACCAATGCTCCTGctgagtattttatttatttttgtgggtGATAAATATATCCTCCACAGTTCATGGTTTCTGAAGATTATAGTACATTtatcaaatactttttttattttttatctcggcaatatttacaatataaatattAGCTTTCAGTTGGATGCTGAGGGTGTAACTCACCAGAAAtcctaaaatatattttaagaattataaGTATTGAAAATACAACATTGATGCACATCGTTTATAAATCAATGTAATCATAAAAACTTCTCTAGATAAATGATACAGACCCAATTGAGAGAGTAATCAGATCCAAGTATTCTAAATATTTAATTCTTTAACTAGGTAAAAGTTAAATGTTTAATTTCCAGTCTAAAACAAGTGCAAGCAGAATGTTCAAAAGAAGAGAAGAATTTCTCCTTAAAAATTTTATGTTcttaaatgtttgtatataaatgtgtgaaaCATTGCTGTAATTTCCTCTTAAGGACACGTTTAAGCCAATTTTATAGAAGGGTGACTAGACTCCATGACATAATGTACCTGGTCATTACAATGTCTATTGAAAACAAGATAAATTACCATGTATTGTATCCTAACCTAAGCTATCTGACATTGTTAataatgtatgtatttaatttttaaaattacaaaaattGATAATTGTACAAGAATAGATTTCCTCTACTTTATGGCCATGGGTAATTGACAAAATGCTTTACAACAAAATATCACTTATAGTCTCGGTAAAATCAATCTTCCTAAGGGAAGTACAGTATCGGGAGGTTCATAGAATACACAAAATCAAACTATAATTACTGAAGATGACTTataaaaatttccaaataaaacCTGTACAAAGTACAATAAATGGAAACATCCAAATTAGTTAATTTCAATACCTTTTTATCAACAAAATAGTTCTAACTGGGTTAGACAAAGATTTGTCTTTAATTAATACATTAGAACATTTGATAATTTGCAACCCCTCAACAAATTTTATGATTGGAGTTGAAACCCTTGATATTCCAATGATAATTGACCATAGAACATTTTCAGCTGTTTTCCCTTCCTGGTTTTTTATTTTCACTGTTATTCCTTGTTGAATGTATCATGGACACAGTAAGAAGCAATCGTCGTTCCAAAATGAGGCTATAACCAGCAATATACCATGCAAAAGGAATTCACCAGTAAAAAAAATGTCTAATTTCATCTGCCACACGAGGTTTGGGATCCCATGAAACcttagaattaaattttcattatcaataaataATTTAGCCAGATCTACTcgtaataatacagtaatattaagGCAGGAGACAAGGTAATTTCTTTGAGCAAATCTATACCAATAAAGAATTCTTTAGGTTGTGCCCTCAAGAACTAGAAGATTCTGTATTGTTATAACAGAAATGAGTTGAAAGAATCTATAAAACAAAggtttctttgtctcttctttcttAGGCTATACTAATACAGGCTAATtaaatgataatacagtaataaaaactgtaaaatcttATATGCGGGTAATGTATCCTCTGTTATATACCTTACTATAAATAGCATCTGTGACTGAGGCAAAGAACAGGGAATTACactattatttttttcctcatgtTGCTGAAAAGTAcaacagaaaaatatataagaaatatatagcaACTTTAAATGTACACTAAAACCCATATcctacaaacaaaaaaataattccttaataCTTCTTcccaatatatataattttatgataaatatgGAAAGAATTTTGCTTTATGACGATAGCCAAAGGAGAATTATGATGAAGAGTAGTCCAAAAATTAGATTTAACTTATTTGACAAGTTAAATATTCCATGGTTGGTACTGATACTAAAATAATTAACATAATTCACAATAATGATCATGTTTAGTGCAGTTAGGAACCAAGGCTACAATGTAACAATTACCTTAAAAGCCATAACGGGGATGTCCCAATCTCTTCTTTATTCCATGGGAGATTTACATGTTTTACCAATctactaaaatataataaaaatatagtaatCTTTAAGTGTCTGGGACTCTTACAGTACCAGAATGTTTTTCCAAGAAGGGACTAATTAgtttttgatatactgtactgtatttctatacATCCAAATACTTTTTTAACTATATTAAATACTAAAAATAGTACTTATGCTCATGAAAGGTTCTCTAACtgcttatgtgaaaaaaaaaaaaaattctaagaatctTGATAGCATAGGAAGAGTTCATAATAGCAAaactactactgtatattataaatgGTAGGCTGTTACTCAAGACACTAATTTTAAATTCCGTAGTAAGACAAACATTCTATATTCTGAAGGCAACCAAACTACAGTACCAAAGATTAATGACCTCGAGGCTACTATTAGCAATCAGTGAACTGGACTAGCATAAAGTATGGTGGTATGCTAGTTGTATTTTGGCCTAAATAAACTTTTGGTTGTAATTTAGTTGTTGAATTACCTATATCATTATAGTTGGCTGCAAATTCCATTAACCCTTGATTTCTAATGAAGTAAAGTGTTAACATTAAAATTCCCTTTCTTTTATATGCAAGATTTTTAATGGCTTGATCATATACTGAATACTTATGAAAGAGTTGCTAGAATTATGTTTATTTCTTAAATCATGTTGTTGTTTAGTTTCACTCCCTTAACCAAAGATCTATTAATTTAAAAATCTTTTCTCAACAGCTACAAGACCTTGTGTAATTTTTTGCCTCATttgtatgttaacccttttacccccaaaggacgtactggtacgtttcacaaaagccatccctttacccccatggatgtaccagtaggtccttgcaaaaaaatgctataaaaattttttttgtgcatatttttgataattgtttgagaaaattcaggcattttccaagagaatgagaccaacctgacctctctatgacaaaaattaaggctgttagagcaatttaaaaaaaatgtgctgggaaaaaaataaccccctgggggttaaggattggaaatttccaaatagcctgggggtaaaagggttaaggtgtcGGAATGTTACAGAAATCAAGTCGGGTTGATGTTATACAGTATGATCTCATTTTAGCATATCAGTGATCCATGAGGGAACTCGCATTATCTCTAAAAGCGTTCTCGTGCAGATTGGTGAACCAAATGTTTTTCCTACGTTGAGAGTGATCGGAGAAAAACAAATGTAACCCGTAACTCGCAGGTTTTGTTTAGCGAGTGATCTGATATGACAATTAACAACAGTTTCTTTGGTATCCAACTAGGATTAGAGCTTAGTCTTTTCACCTGACAAAAAATTATGACATTAACATGTTTGTTTTCCCTGCGAATTTATATAcactaattttcaattttgaacTAATTAGATTTAAATTTCTTTGCACAATATAATTAGCAACACACCATTACTTTCATCATCTGATCAACCCTGCTAATGATTCAAATTGAAGTTTTCAGAAACATAATCTTTACATATCTTGAGTATCACCAGAATGAAAATAGAATTCATACTATAAAAAAGTGAGATGAGCAACTGGAAGTACAATTTAAGCATAAGATATGGAAATAGTAAGGGAAAAGTAAGTAGAAAGGCCAAGAAAATCTAGATTGAATAGCATAAATGAATACTTAAATATGGAAATCTGTCAGAAACTGTACTATGCAGAGGTCAAAAGAATTCTTCAACAACTAGCCTAATTACAGGAAAAGCCTGACAATGAAGAATTAATTAGAATCCAGTAATCAATCTTTacaaatatgcaataaatatgttTTACCCCTGGTTATTTAGGATTTCATAACGATCGTTTCATTATACAGCAAAATTACGCAAGTGATATTTATAGCAACACATTTCTCACTATAATCTGTCTTCCTTAAACCAAGTTACCAGTATATGATCAAATGGATAGGACTTTACTAATACAGCTGATATGAACTACAGTACTACTGTATACAGAACAGAAATACaaaaatttctttaccaatacagtACAAAATGAATACTGAATTAATCAAAGGAATGCTAGCAAAGTAGGCTAAGTTTGTTTATTTGTCTACAAAGATTCTGTTTAAACTTGGTTGTGACTACTATCCACAATAATATTGATTTCAAGTACATCCACTCTGACATACAATGCAAATTATTTATTAACGAAATACCAATTATGTTTCGTTTTTaacataatattataataaaaataaataaataaataggtagaCTACTGGATGcaaaaagaaaatactaatataTTTGCACCCAAAATGAGGACACCCATATTTTCTCTTTCAAGATGCAAACCCATTATGATGGATAGAaggaaaaaaaacagtatttagTGCAATATACTCAGCACTTGTTTGTACACCATCAATCAATTATCATGGTGCTCCATTATCTTTAAGGCATTTAAAGCTTTCAcataaaaaaatgtataagtagCTTATCACGAATGTAGTTTCTTTACAAACATTTTCTAAACAAACATCACAATTACAGTACTGATCTAATAAGAAAACGTTactgaacactaataatttttcACCACTGTAGCAGAAGATGCCCACCAAAAGGACTTTTTTATGTGCATTATCACTGAAACTCTTCATCAGAAATGAGTTCGAAATCTTCCTCCAAATCAGTGACAGACTGTTGCTGGTCATATGACCTTGTCATTCTAGCTGAAGAGGAAGGCTGTTGTCTGGGCTGCTGCTGAATGCTTACTGATTCAGACTGACTACTTTGTCCTATCACAGATGTTACAAGGTTTTGTCCAAGAACTGACAATACATTGCCTGCATTTTGAGCAATCATACTACTCATTAACAACTGCCCTAAAGGATTAACTTCCTCTGGAATGGAAGTCTGTGGTTGTCGGATTTCTGGTCTCACTTCACTACGTGCCTCAAAAGTAAGGCCTTCTGTGAAGTCATCTTCTTCCTCGCTGGTGTCCCCAAAATGAGAAGACACAAATTTCATTTGATAATGATCACTTCCCTGTCTGCTGTGAGATGCTAATGGGGGAATTTCAGAGACCTCTGGTATTTCAATATCAGGTCCATCTAGTTCTACACTTTCATTATCGTAAGATGGAAAATCGTCAGGAAGACCACTTGCGAAGAAAGTAGTCCCATCTGCAACGTGTAAATCTCCTGTTAGCAATATAACAtcaaaaaagagaaacaaaaatagTTGGGATGTATTTAATTTcccatttattgtatatattctttGTAAACTTACTAATGGCAATCCATGTTTTATCTCAATGAATGCATATGCACTAACATTTTTAATGACAAAAAATATACAGcacattatagtacagtactgaacCATTATTATAAAAAAGCATGTGTATTTtctataaaatttataaaagatgTGTGAAACTTCCAACTAAATTTTTGTAACAGTGAGGAATAAGACGAGAAAATTAGACATTTTAGTAACAGACCTGCActctgaagaggaagagaaagatctTCGGCTGCTAAGGATTCACCTTCATCATTCTTACCTCCCTTACGCCTCTTCCTTGTGGTGCTCGCCATCTCTTCTTCCTGAAGATAGGCTTCCTCAACCATTTGTTCAACCTCAGGAGGATCTTGACTCATTAAAGGAACATCCAGGGCAGCCTGTGCTTCAGCAGATCTTAGCTCGGGTAGAAATTCATTGATGTCACTATCCATAGATATATTAGAGGTATCTGGAACACATCCAACATTGCCATCAATCACAAGAGCCTTTCTTAGCATTCCATTAGATTCCTGACTTAAatggctaaaataaaataaaaatccaacTAATTTTTCCTCCATCATTATAACAAAGTTTTGATCAGTGGTCTGGTAAAACTACAAAATAATAATGTCGTGAAATCCCATTCTCTCAAAACCTTCATTAGAAAAGATTCAGAAAATCTACAGGGCACAATCGCTGTCCTCCCTATTGGCACCATCTACGCTCCTCCCTCACTTTTGAGAGATTAACAAACTGATTTCCAGGAAAGTAATACTAGCAGCAGTTCTTCATACTTTCATGTTTACTACAACACATTAAGCTATTAAGCATAAGTTGCCTTTATTCATTGTGTGATGATATCCagattaataataaagaaaaaa from Palaemon carinicauda isolate YSFRI2023 chromosome 44, ASM3689809v2, whole genome shotgun sequence encodes:
- the LOC137634291 gene encoding reticulophagy regulator 3 isoform X1; the encoded protein is MFSWKSAILRLWPFKSENSDPSPAKPDTRKLNRVLGPWEAYMVTLQSILIWERPGTSAVAVVAVNVLFWLLVWSELRILFVMAVTALLVFLHQQWVHSIWPEIRVPRPEPDDSEEWTPVHPRDSRPQPDVAAHVADAGVVEGRECTHVLSVPEISQYVEGVLEMPQGQLQLAFLHLRRVQPALFCAILSTVLSVFAVMGHLVPGVVLLYVLLMLFMTGPGIVLHVLPDTFFEKIARIRAALRGEDSQMDTSNISMDSDINEFLPELRSAEAQAALDVPLMSQDPPEVEQMVEEAYLQEEEMASTTRKRRKGGKNDEGESLAAEDLSLPLQSADGTTFFASGLPDDFPSYDNESVELDGPDIEIPEVSEIPPLASHSRQGSDHYQMKFVSSHFGDTSEEEDDFTEGLTFEARSEVRPEIRQPQTSIPEEVNPLGQLLMSSMIAQNAGNVLSVLGQNLVTSVIGQSSQSESVSIQQQPRQQPSSSARMTRSYDQQQSVTDLEEDFELISDEEFQ
- the LOC137634291 gene encoding reticulophagy regulator 3 isoform X2; this translates as MFSWKSAILRLWPFKSENSDPSPAKPDTRKLNRVLGPWEAYMVTLQSILIWERPGTSAVAVVAVNVLFWLLVWSELRILFVMAVTALLVFLHQQWVHSIWPEIRVPRPEPDDSEEWTPVHPSVLSVPEISQYVEGVLEMPQGQLQLAFLHLRRVQPALFCAILSTVLSVFAVMGHLVPGVVLLYVLLMLFMTGPGIVLHVLPDTFFEKIARIRAALRGEDSQMDTSNISMDSDINEFLPELRSAEAQAALDVPLMSQDPPEVEQMVEEAYLQEEEMASTTRKRRKGGKNDEGESLAAEDLSLPLQSADGTTFFASGLPDDFPSYDNESVELDGPDIEIPEVSEIPPLASHSRQGSDHYQMKFVSSHFGDTSEEEDDFTEGLTFEARSEVRPEIRQPQTSIPEEVNPLGQLLMSSMIAQNAGNVLSVLGQNLVTSVIGQSSQSESVSIQQQPRQQPSSSARMTRSYDQQQSVTDLEEDFELISDEEFQ